In the genome of Salinispirillum sp. LH 10-3-1, one region contains:
- a CDS encoding DUF1127 domain-containing protein → MTAQAQTMIQIPEYPQGRQAVKSLKRMWSRHQQRRALMNMPDYLLRDIGMTKYDVMKEVRKPFWKI, encoded by the coding sequence ATGACTGCACAAGCTCAAACGATGATCCAGATCCCTGAATACCCACAAGGCCGTCAGGCAGTAAAAAGCCTCAAGCGCATGTGGAGCCGTCACCAGCAGCGTCGCGCGCTGATGAACATGCCTGATTACCTGTTGCGTGACATCGGTATGACTAAGTATGACGTAATGAAGGAAGTGCGTAAGCCGTTCTGGAAAATCTAA
- a CDS encoding LysR substrate-binding domain-containing protein → MKVKFPPLHTLRCFWVVSQTGSFKAAAEDLHITQAAVSQQIRQLEEWLGFQLFDRGHRQIEINATGKQLLPYVQKGFDSLAEGLQRLSGDPSPNVLHLSVLPSFASAWLLPRVPQFQEQHPDIYLQIDMDRDQPFNNDGKNDMGIRYGIDDFVGLHTHWLSYDTIFPVCHPLLYQGEEDVWSWLKRQYLLADQDPMDYHWNQFLISHDQEPSDYRRRLHVSDTWALTEMALAGQGVALVRRSICSDALEKGQLIMPIKSTFQSRYGYLLVAPEHHFKWPKVVAFSEWITQGIQKMPWYRL, encoded by the coding sequence GTGAAAGTGAAGTTTCCCCCTCTGCATACGCTGCGGTGCTTCTGGGTAGTCAGCCAAACGGGGAGTTTTAAGGCTGCGGCGGAAGACCTACATATTACGCAGGCTGCGGTGAGTCAGCAAATCCGACAGCTGGAAGAGTGGCTGGGTTTTCAGTTGTTTGACAGAGGCCATCGTCAAATTGAAATAAATGCTACGGGTAAGCAATTATTGCCTTACGTTCAAAAGGGCTTTGACAGTTTGGCAGAAGGCTTACAGCGCCTGAGCGGTGACCCCTCGCCGAACGTTTTGCACCTCTCAGTGTTGCCGTCTTTTGCCAGTGCTTGGCTGTTGCCGCGTGTGCCACAGTTCCAAGAGCAGCATCCGGACATTTATCTGCAAATCGATATGGACCGCGATCAGCCGTTCAATAACGACGGTAAGAATGACATGGGGATACGTTACGGTATTGATGATTTCGTCGGCTTGCATACGCATTGGTTGAGCTATGACACCATCTTTCCGGTATGCCATCCGCTGCTGTACCAAGGTGAAGAAGATGTGTGGAGTTGGTTGAAGAGGCAATACTTGTTGGCGGATCAAGATCCGATGGATTATCACTGGAACCAGTTTTTGATTTCGCATGACCAAGAGCCGTCGGATTATAGGCGGCGATTGCACGTGTCGGATACTTGGGCTTTGACGGAGATGGCGCTGGCGGGGCAGGGTGTGGCCTTGGTGCGGCGCAGTATCTGCAGTGATGCATTGGAGAAGGGGCAGTTGATTATGCCGATCAAGTCGACGTTCCAGTCGCGTTACGGGTATTTGTTGGTGGCGCCGGAGCATCATTTTAAGTGGCCGAAGGTGGTGGCCTTCAGTGAGTGGATTACACAGGGCATACAGAAGATGCCGTGGTATCGGTTGTAG